One Ensifer adhaerens genomic window, GTCTCGTAGAGATAGCCGAGATTGTTGAGCACCAGCAGAAGCACGATCAGCGGGATGGAACGAAGCAGCCAGATGTAGCCGAAGGAAAGGCCCGACAGCAGAGGCGACCTCGATACGCGGGCGAGCGCCAGCGCCGTGCCGAGAAGCGAGCCGGAAACGGTTGCGAGCGCCGTCAGAAGAAGGGTCCGGCCGAGGCCCGCCAGGACCGGCTCGGCGAAAAACCATTCCGCGAAGACCGGCCAGCCCCAGCGCGGATTGGTCAGCACCGAATAGAGCACACCGGCAATGACGAGGGCTGCAAAAAGCGTCCCGAGCGTACGCCCCGGGTGGCGTGCCGGCACGATGCGGAAATGGGCGTAACCGGGATTCGGTTCACTGGTCCGCCTAGTGGCGGGCACGCCGGCGAGATCGGTCAGAACTGCCATGATGGATTCCTCTCCTGAAATCTGTTGAGGCGGCCGCTGGTACTAGACGTGGTTCACGGCTTGTGGCTTTGACGGAGGCGTGTCGCCGATAAGCGTGAGTGACACCACGAGATGCGTAATGTCCTTCTCGAACGGCAGCGTCTTGTAGGCTTCAGGATCAGCCTCAACGTCGAAGAGCGCGGTGTAGCCGTTCGCAAGGTAGAGGCCGACGGCTTCGGGCTGGCGAAACCCGGTCGTCAGATAGATGCGTGAATAGCCTTGCCGCGCCGCCTGCGCTTCGAGCTCGAGCAGCACCTTTCGCGCCAGGCCCTGGCGGCGCAAATCCGATCGCGTCCAGATGCGCTTGAACTCGGCGGTGCGATCGTCATAGTGCTTGAAGGCGCCGCCACCGATCGCTTGCCCGTCGCGCATCAACAGCACGAAGTTGCCGTGCGGCGACGCGAAGGCTTCTGGCGGGTAGCGGTTCATCTCGGCTGCCGCCCCTTCTTCGCTGAAGTAGGTGCCGTAGCGACTATCATATTCGAAGATGAGTTCATCGATCAGCGGCTTGGCGCGCGGGTCGAGGGGCGTGGTGTAGAGAAACGTGTCGCTCATGTCTTTCGCCATCCCGTGTTCGTTATGCGAGGAAGGTTTCCACCAGCCGAACCCAATAGCGGGCCGCCGGTGCGATGATCGCGTCGTTGAAGTCGTATTGGGCGCTGTGAAGCGGCGCGCTGTCGCCGTTGCCAACGAAGGCGTAGTTGCCCGCCTTTTCCTCCAGGAAGAACGCGAAGTCTTCGCTGGCCGTCCGCGGCTTGAAGTCGCCGATGATCGTGTCCTGACCAAGAGCCTGAACCGCGACATTGCGGGCGAAATCCGTTTCGCGCCGATGGTTGACGAGCGCCGGGAACCCGAGCCGGTAGTCGACCTCGGCCTTTGCACCGAAGCTCTCGGCCTGCGCGCGCGCCAGTGCCTGCACGCGTTCGCCGAGCAGGCGTCGAACCTCGCCGTTGAAGGCGCGTAGAGTGAGCTTCAGCGATACGCTCTCGGGGATGACGTTCGATGCCTGGCCGCCGTGAATGGAGCCGACCGTGACGACGGCCATATGCTGCGGATCGACATTGCGCGAGACCAGGCTCTGAAGCGCCGTGATCAGCGATGCCGTCGCCAGCACCGGATCAACCGTCAGATGCGGCTCGGCCCCATGGCCGCCCTTGCCGACCACCGTGATGTTCGCCTGATCGACCGACGCCATGGCCGGTCCTTCAACGAAGCCGAAACGGCCGGCCGGCACCCCCGGCCAATTGTGCAGGCCGAAGACCACATCGACGCGGAACCGCTCGAACAGGCCCTCCGACAGCATTCTTCGCGCACCAGCGCCGATTTCCTCGGCCGGCTGGAAGATCAGCCGCAGCGTACCGTCAAAACGCCCCTCACCCGCCAGAAAGCGGGCTGCGGCAAGCAGGATCGCCGTATGCCCGTCATGGCCGCAGGCGTGCATCACGCCCTTGCTGCGGCTGGCATAGGTTAAACCGGTTGCCTCCTCGATCGGCAGCGCATCCATGTCCGCGCGAAGGCCGATCGACTTCTCGCCACTCCCGCGCCGGAGCGTGGCGACGATACCGGTTCCGGCGATGCCGCGGCTCACCTCATATCCCCAGGAGGCGAGCAGATCGCCCACCTGGCTGCTGGTGCGCTTTTCCTGGAAAGCGAGTTCCGGATGCTGGTGCAGGTCGCGGCGGATCGCGACGATCTCGTCAATGAAAGCGGCTAGGCCCCGTTCGACGGCGGCGGATCTTTGGGTATTGGTGACAATCAGGTTCATAGGATTTGTTCGTCGGCTCCTCAAGCGCCGACGGCCTTCCCCCGCTCAACGGTCGGCGCAGATTGCGCGTAGCGGCTTTCGCGGTAGACGAGCCCCAAATGATCACGGAGCGTCGCCCCCTCGAGCCTTGGATTGAAATAGCCACGACGTTCCAGGATCGGCAGCACATGTGCGACGAAGTCGGCGAGACCTTCGGCGATCACCGGAAAGCCGAGGATGAAGCCGTCGGCGGCATCCTGATCGATCCATCTGATGATCTCGTCGGCGATATGCTCTGCCGTGCCGATGAAGGCGGTTCTCGGTGTGGCGACATCGAGCGCGATCTCGCGCAGAGTCGCCCCGGTTTCGCGGGCCGCCTTTTTGATGCGGTCCGTGGTTGCCCGGAAGCTGTTCTTGCCGATATCCCCGATATCAGGAAACGGCTCGTCCAGCGGATAGGCGCTGAAGTCGTGATGGTCGAAGAAGCGACCGAGATAGAGCAACGCCTCCTCGATCGTCACGAGATCGCGGATTGCGCGGTGCTTCGCCTCGGCCTCCTCGGCCGTTGCTCCGACGATCGGGCCGATGCCCGGGAAGATGCCGATCTCCGCAGCACGGCGCCCCTGCGCCACCGCACTTTGCTTGACCTGCTTGTAGAAGACCTTCGCGTCTTCGATCGGGCCGCCATTGGTGAACACGGCATCGGCATGTTTGCCCGCAAGCCGGATCCCGGAATCGGAGGCTCCTGCCTGGAACACCACCGGCTGCCCCTGTCTGGAGCGTTCGATGTTGAGCGGGCCCTCGATCCGGAAGAAACGCCCCTTGTGGTTCAACCGGCGCAGCTTCGACTTGTCGGCATAGACGCCGGTTGCCCTGTCACGCACGAAGGCGTCGTCGTCCCAACTGTCCCAGAGGCCCTTGATCACGTCGAGATATTCGTCGGCAATCTCGTAGCGCAGCTCATGTTCCGGGTGCTCGCGGCCGTAGTTGCGGCCGGAGCCTTCAAGCGGCGAGGTCACTGCATTCCAGCCCGCGCGGCCGCCGCTGATGAGGTCGAGCGAGGCGAATTGCCGGGCGATTGTGAACGGGTCGCTGTAGGAGGTCGAAACCGTGCCGACCAGGCCGATCTTCGAGGTCGAAGCGGCGAGTGCCGACAGGATGGTCAGTGGCTCGAAGCGGTTGAGGAAATGCGGGATCGACTGCTCGTTGATGTAGAGGCCGTCCGCGACGAAGGCGAAGGCGATGCCGGCGGCTTCGGCCTTTCGCGCCGTTTCGACGAAGAAGTCAAAATTGACGCTCGCGTCCGCCGGGCCGCTTGGATGTTTCCAGGCGTTCATATGCCCGCCCGGCCCTTGCAACATGATGCCGAAATTCACGTTCTTCTTGGTCATGGCAGATCCTTCCCGGAAAATTCAGGCGGCGAGAGAAAGCCGTTCCCGCGCGATGAGTTCGATCGAGGCGAAGCGCTCGCTGGCGCTGACCGCAGGGGTGTCGATGACGAATTCCTTGACGCCGTAGCGTCGGTGCAGCTCGTCGAATTCCTGGCGAACCTGCCGCGCCGTGCCGGTGAGCACGCTCGGCGTCTTCTCCTCGACGCGGTAGTCGGCAATCCCGGCCTGACGAGCGAATTCGGCAGCCTGCTCCTCACTGCCGACATTGACACTCTGGCCGTTTGCAAGCAGCACCTTGAAAATCTTCAGGTCCGCGACGCGTTCGCGTGCCCGCTGTTCGCTTTCGGCCGCGAACGCCGCGAGAGCAAGAAGCGGTCGGTCGCCCCTGGTTGCGCGGTCATAGGCGTCGAAGGTTTTCTGCAGATTGTCCGGATCGCCGTTGAGGTGGCCGGCGAAGACAAGCTTCCAGCCCTTTTGGGCAGCCAGCAACGCGCTGTCGACACTCGCGCCCAGCAGAAAGCGCTCCGGCGCGACGGACGGCAGCGGCGTCGCCAACAGCTCCGAAGCCGCCTCGCCCTCTGCCAGCAAATAGCGGTTGAGCTCGGCCAACTGCTCCGGGAAGCTCGGCCGCAAAGCCGGATCAACTCCGACCTGCAACGCTTTGGTGGAGAACGGAAAACCACCGGGTGCCTTGCCGACGCCGAGATCGACCCGGGAAGGCGCGAGACTGGCAAGCAGGTTGAAGGTCTCGGCGACCTTGTAGGCACTGTAGTGCTGCAGCATGACGCCGCCGGAACCGATGCGGATCTTCGACGTCCTCGCCAGGAGGTAGGCGATCAAGGTTTCCGGCGCAGAGCTCGCAAGGCCGGCTATGTTATGGTGCTCCGCGACCCAGAAGCGGTGGTAGCCCCATTCCTCCGCCTTCACGGCAAGGTTGGCCGTCGTATGCAGAGCCTGGGTCGGCGTGCCTCCTGGATCGACGGGACTTTTGTCGAGAAGGCTGAGCAGATAGGACATGGTTCGCAGTTCCACCACGGTTGACGACATAAATACATTAAATACATAATTTTTATAGATTATAGGAATGACGTTCTCTTTGGCTGCCCGAAACAAGAAAAGTTGCCGCTTTCATTCACATACCGAGAGGCGTCTTTCTCCAATCCGGAGACGTCGTTTCGAGGGATGATTCCGGGCCGCGGTCCCTGTGCGAGACCGGTCCTGGATGCAGATGTACGGAGATGCGAGGATATTGGAGCCGGAGCGTTGCGGTGCACCGCGGGCATGACACCGACCGGCGTCGTTGCAGTTGCACCCCGTGGAGCTAGGCCGCCTGCTGCTTCGATAGAAGGCGCGGCCTGAGGCGAAACTCGTTCGCCACTACACGTGCTGGTGCGTGGTCACGGCGAGGTGCTGCCTTCCCGAACAAAGAAGGCAGAGCCATGGTCAAGCTAGGCATTCCGCTCGAGCAAGGCTCAAGCTGCGAAACCGACACTCTTGTCGGCTGCCGGAAGGATGTTGGCGAGGTCAGACAAAAGATCCTCGAAGCGAGCCGTCAAACGCGAAGGCGCGATCTTGTAATCCTTGAAATCGACGTCCGATGCATAGATTGCCGTTGGAAGCGTCCGTGCGCTAAAAAAACCAAAGAGGGGACGGAGCTGATGCTCCACGACCAACGCGTGCCGGTCACCCCCGCCGGTTGCGGTCAGGATCACCGGTTTGCCCCTGAGTTCGTGCGGATCGATCAGATCGAACAGGTGCTTGAAGAGACCGGGATAGGATCCTTTGTATGTCGGGGAGCCGACGAGCAGGACATCTGCAGAAACAACGGCTTCGACAACCCGTTTCGCCTGCTCGTCCAGGTCCTTGCGCCAAAGCGCACGTCCAAGCGACGGCCCGACATCATTCAGATCGTAGAGCCCAGTCTCCACGGCATATCGCGCCCCGATCAGCGTGGCGATGTGCTCACTGAGGGCGTAGGTTTTCGATGGGCGATTGAAACTGCCAGCAATACCAACGAGCCTGGGGGTAGACATGGGGTCCCTCCGATTTGCCCCAATATTTCTCTATTAATTTTGTCAATTAAAGAAAACACCCACTCTTTCGGGATCGTTTGTTGAAAAGTTTGCCTGCGCCAGATCGGATCGCCGCGCAGCAGAGATGCGCGCATGTTGCCCGGCTCATCCTCCGGTCGTTCGCGCGAACCCTTGCAAACGAATCAAACTCGCAGAGGCGAGGCGCAGCTACCGCAACCACGCCTCTCGAAAGTCTCTGGCGGAGGTTTCCGGTCAGGCTTGCTCTATTGTCCGCGCCCAGGCCGCGGCCCGTCGCGCCGAGGCCTCCAGCACCGGTTTGGGTGCCTTGTACCACTCGTCCTCAGGGATAGCACGTCTGTTGCGGACAAAGGCTATCGCTGCTTCCAGGGACGGAAATTCGTCCGGCAGTGTCAGATGCAGAAAAAGCGATACCACAGCGACGGAACGCGAGCGCCCGCCGCGGCAATTGACGAGCACGCTGCCGCGCTCACGCCGGGGATAGGATGGTTTCTCCGGCAGGATCTGTTCGAGTGCTGCCCGCAGGATGTAGTGGGCCGCGAGCATCTGCGTCTCCGGATTTCCATCGCCGTCGATCAGTCCGATCTTGTAGTAGCGGATCTCACCGGGGCCATGGATGCTGTTGCGGTGGTCTGCAACAAGCTGCGGCTGGCAGACGAAGTTGAAATCGAGATTGACCGCACAGTTGACGACGGTGGTGATGCCGTTTTCGCGCAGAAGGTCGAGATCGCTTGCCCCCTCCTTGCCGGCGATGAAGAGGTCAACGCCATAGGTCGGATGCTTCGCATAGATGAGACTGAGTTTTGGCAGCTCGCGGCTGGGCGTGCCGCCTGCTGGGGCATCACTGAAACTGTCGAGCATGTTTTCCTCATCTGTTTTCATGACGCCGATGCCTTGGCGCTGCGGCCAGCCGAGATTGCCGCGCCGATACGGTTCAAGGTCGGATAGTCGCCGCCGTGGCCGTAGGCGAGATAGCCCGGGCAAAGGTAGTCGATGGTTCCGTCCGGCACCTTTCCAAGCGTCAGCGGCTCATAGCGTCCGCCGGCGTTCTTCAGGATCAGCGTCGCTGCGGCCACGTCCCACGCATTGACGCCGAAACCGGCCGCCGCGTCACAGAAGCCGGCCGCCACATGGGCGATGCTGAGCGCGGCGCTGCCCGGTCTGCGCAGGGTCGAGAAGGTCTCGACGAGGTCGCCAAGGCGCGCAAGCGCGACGTCACGGCCATCGAGGCGAAAATCTCTCGAAACGGGATAACCGGTGATCAGGGTCGCGCGGCTCTCGTCACTGACCGATTTCGAGGCGATAACCTCTCCATTGAGATAGGAGCGTTCGCTATCGGCGGCAAACAGCAGATTGGCCATCGGATCGTAAACCACCCCCGCCACGACGGCGCCCTGCTCGACCGCTGCTATCGACACGCACCAGAAGGCGAGACCGCGCGCAAAGTTGGCGGTTCCGTCGATCGGATCGACATACCACTGGATCTCGCCGGCACCGACCTGGCCGCCCTCCTCGCCGAGCATCGCCGAATTCGGTTCGTGGTCGAAGATGAAGTCGCGGATCAGGGTCTCGGCTTGTCTGTCGTGGATCGTCACGACGTCATGCAGGTCGCGCTTGTAATCGACCACCATGTCCGAGCGAAAGGCCGCAAGTAGCGGCGCGCCGACCACTCGGGCAGCACCCTCGGCAATTCTCATCAGACGGCGCGAGCGGTCGAGCCGTTCCTCGTCAACCGAGACCTTCTGGCTCACGGCCTTGTTGGCGTCGTTCATGCTCTCTTCCCATTCATGCTAAACAGCCGGCGCGACCTTTCCTCGTGATGTCGCGCCGGCCGAGGTTGCTATTTGCTGTAGTTCACGCGCCAGAAGTCCTGCCATTCCTCGCGTCGGTCGAAATCATCGAGGCCGGTGGCCGCGTCGTAGGGGAACAGGCGGTCCGCCACTTCCATGATCCCCGACGGCTCGTCGGCCGGCATCTTGATGTCGATATTGGTCGGCAGCTTGCCGTCCTTCATCTGCGGGGCGATGCCCTCTTCCGTCAGCACGTAATGGATGAAGAGCTTTGCGGCATTCGGGCTTGCCGATTTGGAGGCGACAAGACCGAGTTTGGTGTAGGTCCAGCCGACCCACGGCTGAAGCTCGGTGCAGAGCCCGAGTTTGTAGCCCTTGCCTTCGTTGTCGCGGAATTTGGCGGAACTCAAGAGCCCGAAGAAGGGTTCCTTCTGGCCAGCGGCGCCGACCGCTTCGGCGACCGGATCGTCGCCGTCTGTCACGAGCGGACCGTTTTGTGCGAGAGCCTTGATCCAGGCCGCCGCCGCACTTTTCTCCGCGGTTTCGAGATCCTTGCCGAAGTGGACCTTGTACGCCTCTTTCACCGCATTGTCGGCGTGCTTTTCCAGCTGGTTGAACCAGTCGGTGTAGGTGCTCTTGGTCAGGGGATCGACCAATGCGATCTTGCCCTTCCACTTCGCTTCCGTCAGCTCCCAGATGTTGCCGACCGGGCATTTGTCATAGGCTTCGGTGTTGTAGGCCCAGACGTTGGCATTGGTCGAAATCGCCAGCGGGTTCTGGAAGGCTTCCGGTATCTTGTCCTTCATGTCGCCGGGCAGATAGCTTTCGACAAAACCCTGCGGCAGGAGCTGTGCCAGTGCCGCCGGCGCGTCGGTGATCAGCGCGACGTCGCCCTGAACGTTGCCGGCCTGGGCCTCGCGGATGATCATTTCCAACTGGCTATTGGCCGAGACTTTGACGCCGGTTGCCTTGACACCGTATTTGGCGGTGAAAGCCTCGGCCATCTCGACGATCTTGCCGGTGCTGTCATAGACGTTGATCGGCTTTTCCTTTTTTGCGGCCTCGATGAGCGCGTCGAGATCGAACGCGTCCTCGGCGCGCGCCTCGACTGCGATGGCCGTCGTCAGGGCGGCAAATGCCGCCCCGATCGCCAGAAAGCTGCTCTTGTCTTTTTTCATGGTCTCCCCTCCCAAGGATACCGTTTCAAAGGGTGCACGCAGTTATTTCTGATAGCTGAGCCGCCAGAGGTCCTGCCAGGTCTCGCGCGCGTCCCAGTCCTCGAGGCTGGTTGCCATCTGGTAGGGCATGACCTGGTCGAGCACGGCGCCGATGCCCGACGGCTCGTCGGCCGGCAGCGCGACATCCTTGTTGGTCGACATTTTCCCGTCTTCCGCCTGCGGCGCGATGCCTTCGGCCGTCATGACGTAGTGGATAAAGAGCTTCGAGGCGTTCGGGCTGTTGGTGCCCTTGGTGATCAACCCGACCCCCGGGTACATCCAGCCGAGCCAAGGCTTCAGGTCCTTGCAAAGGCCGAGCTTCATGCCCTTTTCGGCATTGTCGCGGAACTTCGCCGAGCTCATCAGCCCCATGAATGGTTGTGACTGCCCCGGCGCGCCGACCGCATCGGCGGCGGCCGCATCGGCATCG contains:
- a CDS encoding dual specificity protein phosphatase family protein; the encoded protein is MLDSFSDAPAGGTPSRELPKLSLIYAKHPTYGVDLFIAGKEGASDLDLLRENGITTVVNCAVNLDFNFVCQPQLVADHRNSIHGPGEIRYYKIGLIDGDGNPETQMLAAHYILRAALEQILPEKPSYPRRERGSVLVNCRGGRSRSVAVVSLFLHLTLPDEFPSLEAAIAFVRNRRAIPEDEWYKAPKPVLEASARRAAAWARTIEQA
- a CDS encoding MsnO8 family LLM class oxidoreductase, producing MSYLLSLLDKSPVDPGGTPTQALHTTANLAVKAEEWGYHRFWVAEHHNIAGLASSAPETLIAYLLARTSKIRIGSGGVMLQHYSAYKVAETFNLLASLAPSRVDLGVGKAPGGFPFSTKALQVGVDPALRPSFPEQLAELNRYLLAEGEAASELLATPLPSVAPERFLLGASVDSALLAAQKGWKLVFAGHLNGDPDNLQKTFDAYDRATRGDRPLLALAAFAAESEQRARERVADLKIFKVLLANGQSVNVGSEEQAAEFARQAGIADYRVEEKTPSVLTGTARQVRQEFDELHRRYGVKEFVIDTPAVSASERFASIELIARERLSLAA
- a CDS encoding M20 aminoacylase family protein, whose translation is MNLIVTNTQRSAAVERGLAAFIDEIVAIRRDLHQHPELAFQEKRTSSQVGDLLASWGYEVSRGIAGTGIVATLRRGSGEKSIGLRADMDALPIEEATGLTYASRSKGVMHACGHDGHTAILLAAARFLAGEGRFDGTLRLIFQPAEEIGAGARRMLSEGLFERFRVDVVFGLHNWPGVPAGRFGFVEGPAMASVDQANITVVGKGGHGAEPHLTVDPVLATASLITALQSLVSRNVDPQHMAVVTVGSIHGGQASNVIPESVSLKLTLRAFNGEVRRLLGERVQALARAQAESFGAKAEVDYRLGFPALVNHRRETDFARNVAVQALGQDTIIGDFKPRTASEDFAFFLEEKAGNYAFVGNGDSAPLHSAQYDFNDAIIAPAARYWVRLVETFLA
- a CDS encoding ABC transporter substrate-binding protein, which encodes MKKDKSSFLAIGAAFAALTTAIAVEARAEDAFDLDALIEAAKKEKPINVYDSTGKIVEMAEAFTAKYGVKATGVKVSANSQLEMIIREAQAGNVQGDVALITDAPAALAQLLPQGFVESYLPGDMKDKIPEAFQNPLAISTNANVWAYNTEAYDKCPVGNIWELTEAKWKGKIALVDPLTKSTYTDWFNQLEKHADNAVKEAYKVHFGKDLETAEKSAAAAWIKALAQNGPLVTDGDDPVAEAVGAAGQKEPFFGLLSSAKFRDNEGKGYKLGLCTELQPWVGWTYTKLGLVASKSASPNAAKLFIHYVLTEEGIAPQMKDGKLPTNIDIKMPADEPSGIMEVADRLFPYDAATGLDDFDRREEWQDFWRVNYSK
- a CDS encoding inositol monophosphatase family protein, with translation MNDANKAVSQKVSVDEERLDRSRRLMRIAEGAARVVGAPLLAAFRSDMVVDYKRDLHDVVTIHDRQAETLIRDFIFDHEPNSAMLGEEGGQVGAGEIQWYVDPIDGTANFARGLAFWCVSIAAVEQGAVVAGVVYDPMANLLFAADSERSYLNGEVIASKSVSDESRATLITGYPVSRDFRLDGRDVALARLGDLVETFSTLRRPGSAALSIAHVAAGFCDAAAGFGVNAWDVAAATLILKNAGGRYEPLTLGKVPDGTIDYLCPGYLAYGHGGDYPTLNRIGAAISAGRSAKASAS
- the msuE gene encoding FMN reductase — its product is MSTPRLVGIAGSFNRPSKTYALSEHIATLIGARYAVETGLYDLNDVGPSLGRALWRKDLDEQAKRVVEAVVSADVLLVGSPTYKGSYPGLFKHLFDLIDPHELRGKPVILTATGGGDRHALVVEHQLRPLFGFFSARTLPTAIYASDVDFKDYKIAPSRLTARFEDLLSDLANILPAADKSVGFAA
- a CDS encoding LLM class flavin-dependent oxidoreductase is translated as MTKKNVNFGIMLQGPGGHMNAWKHPSGPADASVNFDFFVETARKAEAAGIAFAFVADGLYINEQSIPHFLNRFEPLTILSALAASTSKIGLVGTVSTSYSDPFTIARQFASLDLISGGRAGWNAVTSPLEGSGRNYGREHPEHELRYEIADEYLDVIKGLWDSWDDDAFVRDRATGVYADKSKLRRLNHKGRFFRIEGPLNIERSRQGQPVVFQAGASDSGIRLAGKHADAVFTNGGPIEDAKVFYKQVKQSAVAQGRRAAEIGIFPGIGPIVGATAEEAEAKHRAIRDLVTIEEALLYLGRFFDHHDFSAYPLDEPFPDIGDIGKNSFRATTDRIKKAARETGATLREIALDVATPRTAFIGTAEHIADEIIRWIDQDAADGFILGFPVIAEGLADFVAHVLPILERRGYFNPRLEGATLRDHLGLVYRESRYAQSAPTVERGKAVGA
- a CDS encoding GNAT family N-acetyltransferase; its protein translation is MSDTFLYTTPLDPRAKPLIDELIFEYDSRYGTYFSEEGAAAEMNRYPPEAFASPHGNFVLLMRDGQAIGGGAFKHYDDRTAEFKRIWTRSDLRRQGLARKVLLELEAQAARQGYSRIYLTTGFRQPEAVGLYLANGYTALFDVEADPEAYKTLPFEKDITHLVVSLTLIGDTPPSKPQAVNHV